The Alysiella filiformis sequence ACCTCATGCCAGAATACATGCACGAAAACGTGGGCAACGGTGGCGAAATCCACCAAAAAGAAGCAGTAGAAGAAAAAATTTCCCTGTCCGACCGCTTTGGTCTGTGGTTGAGTTTTTATCCCTTTGACCAAAATGATTATTTGGCAGCCGTGCAAAGTTGGCTTGCCGATTTTGGCTTGGATTGGGACGACACCGCCCGTCATGCAGCCTTAAATTGGGCGCAAATGCGTGGCAGCCGTTCGGGGCGCACCGCCTATCAATTTGCCAGCGATTGGGCAGGGCGTTTGCCAGAAGAACGCCAAGTTTTTCAGTAAATTGATTAAAAAGGAATAAATGATGAATTTGCACATTGATTTAAACGATTTTGCTGCCAAATTGAGCCAGCAAACAGGCAAAGAAATTCGCGTAGAACAAACTGCCGAGCAACAAATTACCGCCCATTATTTGATGAGCATTAAATTGGATTTGGTGGGCAGCAGCCACGACAGCGTGCATTTTCGCTACACTTTGCCCTTTGGTGCCAATGTGTTGCTGTCGCTGTTTAAAAACATCAAAAGCAAAAAATTCACGCTCAACACTAACGACAAAATCGTGGCGGTGCATTTGAGCGCGTTTGCGGCATACCGCAATGCTTTGGCTGGCAAGCGCATTAGCCAAGCCAGTTTGCAAAATGGCACGCTGATTGTGCAAACCGAAGCAGCGTGATTTTTGCTGATGTGTGGATAAGTGTGGCTGTTTGGTTTCAGGCAGCCTGAAACCTTTGCAACACTCGGTTTGTAGGGGCAGATTTTACATCTGTCCTGTTTAGAATTGCAGAAATTTTTATTTTTACAAATACAAAATAGGACGTCATGTAGGGTGCAACAAGTTGCACCCTACATCAGTTGAAAAGTCGGTTTTGCAAAGGATTGAGCCTTTGCCTGATGTTTCAATTAACGGCGGCGACCACCAAATCCCCCACGCGCGGGCATGGCTGGACGGGTGGTGTTGCTGTATCCCTGTTGTGTTGGGCGATAATTGGGTGTGGGTTTGGCTTGATTTTGCTGTGGATTTTGCGTGGGTGCAGCAGCAGGAGCAGGCTGTCTGCTGGGTTGAGCAGCCGCAGGACGTGCAGGTGGTGGCGTGGGGTTTTTCGCACGATAATCATTGTAAACGCGCGAAACCGCCGCTGTGGGTTTGGTAACAGGCGCGTATTTGTTTTTGTTCATCGCATTGGCAGCCATATAGCCCAAAGCCGCCCCCACCGCGCCATAGAGCAACCAACTGCCCGTGTCGGGGTCAAACGTGTATTGCTGACCGTCCGAGCCTTGCACAATGTCGCCTGCTTTGGCATTTTTTTGTGCATCTTGTGGAATGGTGTTTGCCACTTCCGAAGCCGCCAATTGGTAAACTTGACCCACTGGCGATGACGCACTTTGGGCTGCCAATTCTTTTTGCAAACGCTGAATTTCGGCTTCTTGTTTGAGCAATTCAATTTTCTTTTCGTTTTCGGCGATTTTTTGGTCTGCCGAAGTGGTGGCATTTTGTTGTGGCTGACACGCGCTCAATACCAGAGCGGCAGCACCAAGCCAAATCATGTGTTTTTTCATGGTTTGATTCCTTATTGTTGGTTAAAAAAAATCATTTTTTGAATTTTAAGATAATTTCAATTCTATGGTGTCATCGCGCCATTTGCCTTTAAACAGCGATTGCAATTTTTGTGCGACAGGGCTGTTGTTTAAATGCGCTTTGGCTTGTGCCAAACGTTCGGCGGCAATGCGTTGGTTACGCATATTGGGGGTTTCTACGCCCATTTCAGGCTGCCACGCGGCGATTGCCACGCGCACTTCCTTGTGATAAGCATGCGACAAAGCCTGTTCAATCCGTTTGATGTATTCGGTATTTTGTGCCGTTTTGTTGTCGGGCAAAGCCAAAGTTAAAGTGCAACCGTCCCAATCAAGCCAAGCCAAATGGCGCAACATCATTTGTGCAGCGCCCACTTCGGGCGCGATGTGGGAAGTGATGTGAAACCAATTTTCGCTTGCCCATTCGGGTGGGGGCAAGGTTGTTTTGGGTGGCGGTGTGGTTTCAGGCAGCGCGCTGGGCGGTGTGGTGGGCAAATTGTCAAAATCGTAATCGCCATAATAGGTTGGCTCATCGTCCCACGCGCGAGCGGACGTTTCGGGAGGCGTTGGACTGGGGGCAGCAAACCGTGTTTCGGCAGCCTGAACGGATTCGTCTTGCGAAACAATATTTTCGCTAGTCTGAATGGATTCATCTTGCGAAACAATATTTTCGGCAGTCTGAACGGATTCATCTTGCGAAACAATATTTTCGGCAGTCTGAACGGATTCATCTTGCGAAACCACATTTTCGGCAATCTGAACGGATTCGTCTTGCGAAACAATATTTTCGGCAGTCTGGACGGATTCGTCTTGCGAAACCACATTTTCGGCAGCCTGAACGGATTCATCTTGTGAAACAACACTTTCGGCAGTCTGAACGGATTCATCTTGCGAAACAATATTTTCGGCAGCCTGAACGGATTCGTCTTGCGAAACAATATTTTCGGCAGCCTGAATGGATTCGTCTTGCGAAACAATATTTTCGGCAGTCTGAACGGATTCGTCTTGTGAAACCACATTTTCGGCAGCCTGAATCGCCTTGCTGCTCCGCCTGATTTCTTGCGGAGAAGGTGGGGGCAATTCGCTTTGATTAAAGGTTTTTTTGACGATTTCATCGTTTTTCAGGCTGCCTGAAACGGTTTTTTCGGCAATGGGCGGCGATTTGGCGGTTTCGCTTTCGGGCAAACTGTGCAGTTGCGTGCCTTCAATGGTGGCGTTGTGGGGCGTGCTTTTCGCGGCAAAGGGCGCAAACGCCAACATGCGCAACAGCGTCATCACAAAACCTGCGTACTCATCGGGCGCGAGCGGCAAATCGTTTTTGCCATGAATAACACATTGATAGTACAACTGAATTTGTTCATCGCTGAAATATTGCGCCAAATGCAACAGGCGTTCGCGTTCGGGGTCATCGTGTTCTATGGCAGACGGCACGGTTTTCAATAGCGCAAGTCTTTGTAATAACATGGCTAAATCGTTCAACGAGCTGTCAAAACCGATGGCGTTGGCGGACATTTCTTGTGCTTTGGCGATGAGATTTTCGCCATCTTGTTCCATCAAAAAGGTTAATAATTCATACAGATAGCGTTTGTCCACCGCGCCTATCATGTCGCGCACATCGTGTTCTTGCACGCTGCCTGAACCCATGGCGATGGCTTGGTCAAGCAAACTCAAGGCATCGCGCATGGAGCCTTGCGCGGCGCGTCCCAAAAGTGCCAAAGCGGCAGGTTCGTACACGATTTGTTCGGTTTTCAAAACGTGTGCCAAATGTTCGGCAACCTGTTGCGCGGTCATATTGCGTAAAACGAATTGCAAACAACGGCTTAACACGGTAATGGGGACTTTGTGTGGGTCGGTGGTTGCCAAGATGAATTTGACGTGTTCGGGCGGCTCTTCCAGCGTTTTGAGCATGGCGTTGAACGCGGATTTGGAGAGCATATGCACTTCGTCAATGATGTACACTTTGTATTTGCCCACGGTGGGGGCGTATTGGGCGTTTTCCAGCACTTCGCGTATGTTGTCTATGCCTGTGTTGCTGGCGGCATCGATTTCCAGCAAATCCACAAATCGCCCTGCATCAATGTCGCGGCACGATTGGCACACGCCACAGGGTTCACCGTGATTGGGGGTTTCGCAGTTGAGGCTTTTGGCTAAAATGCGGGCGATGGTGGTTTTGCCCACGCCGCGCGTGCCTGTGAGCAAATAGGCGTGGTGCAAACGCCCTTTGTCCAGCGCGTTTTGTAGGGCTTTGACAACGTGTTGTTGTCCAACCAAATCGGCAAAGGTTTTGGGTCGCCATTTGCGGGCGAGAACTTGATAGGCGGTCATGGTGGTATCGTCAAAATAAAGTAACGTGAGTTCGGGATAAAAATCATTGATAAATTTAAGTAACTTTAACTCCCTCTCCCTTTGGGAGAGGGCTGGGGAGAGGGTTGCTGTTCAACAAGCCCTCTCTCCAACGCTTTCCCATAGGGAGAGAGCTGGTTTGTTGGCAAATTGCCAGTTACTTATCCCGAATTTACGTTAAAGTAGGGTGGCTTACGGTTTCAGGCTGCCTGAAACGCCAAAATCATCAAGCAAAAATCAATTCGGCATTCATAATTTCGCGGTCGTGTGGGTGTGGCGACAGCACAAAACCCAATTTTAACGCCAATTTTTGCATGGCTTCATTTTCTTGCAAAATTTCGGCACGAATGCGTTTAAAGCCTTGTTTTTGGGCGTGTTCGGTGATTTTGCCCAGCAGCAATGTGCCTACGCCTTGTCCTTGTAAATGGTCGGCAATGCTGATGCCAAATTCGCAACTTTCGCCATGGTCATCGGCAACATAATTTGCCATTGCCAATGGGTTTAAGGTGGCATCGTGCAAAATCAGGGCAAATTCGCGTTGGTAATCGGGGTGGCTTAATTGTGCCAACAAAGCGGGCGGCAATTTGCTGTTTTTGCTCATAAAACGATAATAGCGGCTGGTTTCGCTTTGTTCGGCAACAAAGCGTTGCAACAGGCTTGCGTCTTCGGGGCGAATGGGGCGCAGGGTTACGGTTTCGCCATTTTTCAACACGATATGTTGTTCATATTCATGCGGATAGGGCGCAAACGCATTCAGGCTGCCTGAAACGCTGTTGGGGTCTTGCAAATTCAATTTCACATCGCGGCACACAATGCCCCGTTTCACATCGTGCAACACATCAATGTGGGTGCTTTGAATTTCAGGCAGCCGCGACAAAATATCTGCCGTATTGAGCAACCAATCTTGCCACACGATAACGGGCAAACCCAAATAATTCAACGCTTTTGCCACAATTTCAGGTGTGAGTGGCGGCAGCAAAGGCAAAGTTTTGTGGCGCGTGAGCAGCGTGAAAATCTGCCCAAAATGCGCTTGCGTGTCCCATTGCACAATCAGGGTGCTGTCGTGGTTTTTTTTGGAGGCGGTTTGGTTTTCCAAATTCAGGGCGGCGAGAAAATGCGCCACATTCGCCTTGCTGGTTGGCAGCACCGACATGGGCAGCACGGTACGCAAATGTTTGTGCAACTCGCCAGCCGCCGCAGCCGCATACGCATAATCGTGAAACGCCCCCACGCGATGACGCTGCTGTTGATGTTGGCGATAATGATTCAGTTGCGACAGGGCGTGCAAAGCGTGTTCAGGCTGCCTGAAATGCAAATTTTGGTGTTGATTGAAAATGTGGCGCACTTCTGGCGTGTCTGCGCTGCCCAACCACACCAGCACCAAAGGTTTGCGCGATTGGCTTTGCAGCTCGGCAACCATTTTGGCAACCCTTTGATTGTCTGAATGATTCAATCCCGCATACATCAAAAACACCGCATCGGTGTGTTCATCTTGCAGTAATTGCGACACGGCTGCCTGAAACACGCTGGGTGCGCTGTCGGCAGGCAAATAAAGCGGATTGAAACCCTCGGGTTTGTGCGGCAACATTTTGGCAAGCGCACGGCTGGTTGCCACCGCAATTTGCGTCAAAACCAAATCGGTATGCGGCAAACTTTTGAGCGTGAGTGCGCTGATTTGCGGTGTGTTGCTGATGATTGCCAGATTTTTGCCACGGCTGGCAATGCCCGTGTGTATCAATTTGGCGGCGGTAAAAAATTGCGTGAGTGTGTTTACAGTTAAAATGTGGTGGCGTTCAAGTGCTTGTTCAAAAAGCATTTCTTGATATGCGTCAGGCAGGGTAGTCAAAACCACCACGGGTTTCAAACGGGCGGCGGTTTTGAGTGCGCTCAACAATTCACGCGCATTGTCCAACACGCTGATGTGAATGAGTAAGGCGGTGGTATCCGATTCGCTGGCAATAAAATCAATCACTTGACCCGTACTAACAGGATAAGTGTGCGGATTGAGCGTGATAAAACGGCTGAATACAATGCCCCGTTCCGCCGAATAACTTTGCATGCAATCGGCAATGCTCCCCGATTGCCCAACATAGGCGCAGGCTTTCATCGGTGCAGCCTGAAACCAGCCCATCAAACCCATGGTGGGCATGGCAAGCAAATGCACGCCTAATTTACGCGCTTGTTCGGCAGCACGTTCCAATTTGCTGCGAATGGCATTGTTGGGTTGTTCAATGTCATTGATGAAGATGATGTTTTTGACTTTGTGTTTGGCGGCTTCGCGCACAATGCCACCGATTTTATCGGCAGACAAAATCACGATTGCCATATCGGTGTGCCATTCTGCCACCGCATCGCCCAAACTTTCGTATGATTTGCGCCCCCCCACCATTTTGTGGCTCGGATTCACAGGCACAATCACAGGCGCAACCGCCTGCGCCAACAAATGCGTGAACACCGCTCGCCCCGTGCTGCCATAGCGGTCAGACGCGCCAATCACCGCAATGGATTGCGGACGAAACAACAATTCAAGTTGATGTGGCATAGGGTTTCCTTTTCAATGGTGGGGATTGAGAACCTGCAAAATCAAGCCATCAATCTGACGAACACAGTGGCTTATTCCGACAAATCTTCTTCTTCAATTTGCACATCGCCCAACAAACCGATATAAATTTTGGGCGAACCAAAAGCAGGATAAGTTTCAAAATCCACACGAAAACTGCGTTCGGGTAGCTGGTTTGCATTGATGGCTTGCCAATTTTCGCACACCGCATAATTTTGTGGCGCAACCCACACATCATCGGCATGTTCAGGCAGCGCAAAATCGGTGGACACCAATTTGCCTGCCAGCATTTTCACGTTTTCATCATCAAGATATTGATAAATCACATAAATGGTGGTGCTGAATGCCACCAAATGCAAATCGGCTGCCTGAAAACGCTGTTTCAATGTTGCCGCAAAATTTTGGCAATCGGAACGTGGCACGGTTTCGCTTACACCTGCCACACGAAAAATCGGTAAAGTTGTGGTATTCATGATGATTTTCCAATCAAAAATTCAGCAGCAGCCAGCGCAATAAACGCGGCAACCACACATAAGCGTTGATGACATACAAAAATTGCCACAGCAAACACAGCAACACACCCACCTGAATTTGCGGCAAACTGAATATCCGTGCCGATTCGCCCAGCATTTTGCGGTGCAAAACAAACAGCAACATCAACAAAAATTGCGTGCCATACCAAAAAATTGGGTCAAGCGCATACATGGCAAACAATTTGGCAGGCAACATTGCCGCGTAGCCTTGTGGATAAGTCCACCACGTTAGCGCAACCAGCATGCCAAACGCCAAGTGCATACACAAACCCGTAATTGCCAACAAATTCAAATACGCCCCCACTTGGGGTGTGTGCCACGTTGCCTTGCGTTCAGGCAGCCTGAACGTGCTGTTGAGAAAGAAAAAAATGCTGCCCATAAACACATAAAAATGCGCCAAATACAAATTAAACGGCTGCGTTATCCCCAAAACACGCGGCAACACGCTGCCTGAAAACAAACCCAGCACCAACCAAATCGCCACCGCAAACCACAGCCAATTAAATTGATGTTGGCGCAAAGTTTGCACGAAAAAAATGAACACAAATAAACAAATGATTAAAAATGGAAAATCCAACATTGCTTTTATTGCTCCAAGAATAATCGCCATTATAAATGATACCGCACCTGTTCCCTGAAATTTTGGCAGCCTGAACATTCAATCATCGCCATCAGCAAAAAATTTTTGCCATAAAACCAAAATCAGAACAAACAAACCAAGCAGTATGGTTCTCAAAGATGAAGAATATGCTTTGTGATTTTCTTCTTTTATCTGATTGATTCTTTTTAATATTTCTTCATCTTTCATTTGATAAGATGCAATCAAGCGATTTTCATCATACAGTTCAGCGTGGGTTAAAAAATGGTATGCACCACTTGGATAATCCCAACTTACCAATCCCAAGTTTTTAATCTCAAAAGACATTTCGCTGTGTTCAGGATAATTGCCGCACAATTCACGGTAGCAATACACTTCATACATTCCAATATTTTTATTGGAAATAATGAGATAAGAGCCATATCCACTTTTATGCATTTTGCGCCAAGTTAAAGTGGCTTGGGCTGTTGGGGCTTTGATGATATTTGGCTCAACCGATTTTCTTTCATCAGACAAAAATAAGAAACCCGACAAAACAATCAATAAGCTCACAAACGCAAACATGAGAACAGGGCGTGAAACGCGCGACATATCTTTTTCCTAAATTTTTCAGGCAGCCTGAAATCTTTACAAAACCTACTTTTAAACTGATGTAGAGGCGGATTTCATATCCGCCTCTTTTCAATTTATGTAAAAATAGGACAAGTGTAGCAACTGTATTTTTAACCTCGTCAGGTAAAAATACAAAAAACGTTAAGCCAAAGCGATATTGTCGCGCATCATCGCGTTTAAAATCGTCAGCAATTTGTGCATACACGCATTGATTGCCACTTTGTAAGGCTTCCCCTTACCCAGTAAATGTTGATAAAACGCCTTAATGCGCGGTTCAAAACGTACTGCGACCACAGTAGCCATATACAGCGTTTTGCGAACCACCGCTCGTCCACCAAAGCAACGGCTTTTGAATTTTATCGTACCGCTCTGTTTAGGGTGTGGCGCTACACCAACCAAACTGGCAATTTTCTTGTGCGACACCTTGCCCAATTCAGGCAGCATAGACAGCAAAGTGGCACTGGTTAGCGTACCTACACCTTTGATTTTCTGAATCAATTGGGCTTTGTCGCCAAAATGAGTTTGGTTATGGTCATCGATTTGCTTTTCCAAATCGTCAATCAGTTGGGTCAAATGAGCTATCATTTGTTCAACACTTTTGACCTGACTGATATGCACTTGTTCCAAACGGTTTTTTTCAGCCGTTCGCATATCCACCAACTGATTGCGCCGATTGAGCAATGCTTCAAGCACTTCTTCGGCTTCGCTGGGCGGTTGATACAGCAAAGTAGGCAAATCTGCACGTTGCGCCATCATTTGTGCGTAAAAGGCAAGCATTTTGGCGTCTTTGGCATCGGTTTTGGTCAAAGATTGTGATTGGGCAAACTGGTGGGTTTGACGCGGATTAGCAATTATCACATCAATGCCAGCACCATGAAGTGCTTTGGCAAGTGGGATTTCCAAACCACCTGTACTTTCCAAAACCACCAGTTGAACCTGATGTTTTTTAAGGTATTCAATGGCATGGTTAAAGCCTTTGGGGTTGTTGGTTTCGGTTTTGGTTTTGGTTTTGTGTAAAGACGAAATGCCGATAACGAAGTTTCGTTTGGCAACATCAATGCCACCGCAATTTGTGATTGGGGTACTCATCATAAACCTGCCTTGCATTCGGTTGTGTTTTCTGGCAACTGTTCGGTTGTGTTGATGGGTGCTTATCTGCTCTCAAAGCTACGCTGCGAGTGCATACTTGGCTCTTGGGTGCAAACGAGATACAGATAAGCTGATTGGTTGCTATGGTACATTGGTTTTAATATACAAGGGTGCAACTTGTTGCACCATTTTCCTGATAAAACATGGATTTGGTGCAACAAGTTGCACCCTACATAGCGTCCCAAAAATAAAAATTTCTGCAAGTCTAAACAGGGAAAATATGAAATCTGCCCTTGCGAACCGAGTTTTGCAAAAGTTTCAGCCTGAAAACGGAATTTTCCATTTTCAGGCTGCCTGAACATTACTACAACATCATTTCGCCAATTTCTCTTTGCGTTCAGCAAGCCAATGTTCCAAATAATGAATGCTCACACCGCCTTCCACAAAGCCCTTGTCGCAAAACAAATCGCGGTGCAAAGGCGCATTGGTTTTAATGCCCGTAATCGCCAACTCATTCATCGCCACCAGCATTTTCGCAATCGCTTGACGGCGTGTTTTGCCGTGTACGCAAATTTTGCCGATTAAGCTGTCGTAATTCGGTGGAATTTTGTAGCCTTGATAAATGTGGCTGTCCACACGCACACCCAATCCACCGGGCAAATGACACGATTCAATCGTACCAGGGCTGGGAATGAAATTGTAGGGGTCTTCCGCATTGATGCGGCATTCAAAAGCATGACCTTCCAACACAATATCGTCTTGCGTGTATTGCAAAGGCAAACCAGCCGCCACGCGCAATTGTTCTTGCACAATGTCCACGCCCGTAATCAGTTCAGTAACGGGGTGTTCCACCTGCACGCGCGTGTTCATTTCAATAAAGAAAAACTCGCCATCTTCATACAAAAATTCAAACGTACCCGCACCGCGATAGCCAATGCGTTTACACGCTTCCGTACAAGCCGTGCCGATTTTTTCGCGTTCTTCGGGCGTGATGAATGGAGCAGGGGCTTCCTCAATGATTTTTTGGTGGCGGCGTTGCATGGAGCAGTCGCGTTCGCCCAAATAAATCGCGTTGCCGTGTTCGTCTGCCAGCACCTGAATTTCAATGTGGCGCGGTTTTTGCAAAAAGCGTTCCATGTAAACCATGGGGTTGCCAAAGGCAGCTTGTGCTTCCGCTTTGGTCATTTCCACCGATTTAAGCAAATCTTCTTTTTTCTCAACCACGCGCATACCGCGACCGCCACCGCCACCCGACGCTTTGATAATCACAGGAAAACCGACTTTATCGGCAATTTTCAAGATTTCATCGGGATTATCAGGCAGCGCACCGTCCGAACCAGGCACGCAAGGCACACCAGCCGCAATCATCGCATGTTTGGCAGACACCTTGTCGCCCATCAAACGAATCGTATCTGCTTTGGGGCCGATGAAAATAAAGCCTGAATTTTCAACCTGTTCGGCAAAATTGGCATTTTCCGCCAAAAAGCCATAACCAGGGTGAATGCCATCCGCGCCCGTCACTTCGGCAGCCGCGATGATGGACGGAATGTGCAAATAACTTTGTGGGCTGGGCGCGGGTCCAATGCACACCGATTCATCGGCTAATTTAACGTGCAGGCTGTCGCGGTCGGCTTCGGAATGCACCGCCACAGTAGCAATGCCCATTTCACGGCAAGCGCGGAGTACGCGCAAAGCAATTTCGCCACGATTGGCAATTAACACTTTTTTTAGCATCTTTAATTTCCTTTTTTGGAAAACCTTAATAATCAAAATTCCAGTTTTCTTGATATTCTGGATTGTTGATGATTTGAAGATAAGTTTTACGGAGATTTTGATTCTTTATGTTGTAAATAGATTGACATTTGTACACAACATCAAAATAGCCATTAAAATTTTTATATTTAAATTTTTTTTTGTGAAATTTGTTAAGTTCCTGCTTTAACTCATCATGTCCTATCAATCTTGGAAATAATGCTTTTCCAAAATTAAAAGAATTAACATAAACATGGCTCATCGTTTCAGGATAAGGAACTAAATTATCCATACAATATGATAATCCTAAAAAAGCAAAATCTTCAAAAGTATCTTTATCGTATTTTTTTAATTTAAGTTTAACTTTCTGAACCATTTGGCTATGACGTTTTGCCATTTCTAAATTAAAGCGTTCCTGCTCCGTTAATTTGGTATTTTGTGCCATTACCTGAAATGAACTGCATAATGCGACAATAGATAACAAATACAGCAGTTTTTTCATTCTATGAATTCCCATAATTCCCAAAAGTGAGCTGACTTTGCTGCACTTAAATATATAACTTATGTTCACCACTCATAACATAGCTCTCGCTAATTTAACGTGCAGGCTGTCGCGGTCGGCTTCGGAATGCACCGCCACAGTGGCAATGCCCATTTCACGGCAAGCGCGTAACACACGCAATGCAATTTCGCCACGATTGGCAATTAACACTTTTTTTAACATATTGATTTCCTTTTGTGGAAATGCGTGAAGTGGGATTAAAACCACTATTATTTAATTAAAAGAATTGTATATTTTTCAGGCTGCCTTCCATCAAAATGTAGGGTGCGCCATGCGCACCAAAATTTTCACATATTTGTGGTTAAATCGGTGCGCACGGCGCACCCTACTTTTTTCAGGCAGCCTGAAAACCTTATTATTCAATGATAAACAAAGGTTCGCCAAATTCCACAGGTGTACCGTTTTCCACCAAAATTTCTTTGATGACACCCGATTTTTCTGCTTCAATCTCGTTCATCAACTTCATGGCTTCAATAATGCACAAAGTCTGCCCTTCTTTTACGGTCTGACCCACTTCCACAAAAGCGGCGGCGGTGGGGCTGGGGGCGCGGTAGAATGTGCCAACCATGGGCGATTTTTGTGCAGACGATAAATCACGCGCAGCAGGGGCGGCTGGTGCAGCCGCCGCTTGAACGGGGGCAGCAGCTTGTGGTGCAGGCGCGGCAGTCTGAACGGGCGCAGGCGCATACACGGTTTGCACCGCAGGCGCGGCTACCGAACGTGTGATGCGGACTTTCTCTTCGCCTTCGGTTACTTCAATTTCGGCAATGCCTGATTCTTCAACCAAATCAATCAGTTTTTTCAGTTTGCGTAAATCCATTTTATCAATGTCCTGTTAATTTAAATCGTTTAAAATGTGAAATGTGTCAAAAATAAATGGTTTCAGGCAGTCTGAAACCGAAAAATTGGGATTGAATAGCCATTTCAATAAAAGTGATTTTGGCGAATTTGCGCGTAAAAGTCCAGCAAAATCTGCCAAATTCATTCAAATGGTACGTAAAATCGCATTTACAATTTTGCCCAAAATCGCTTATAGATTGATTGTTCTTGTATTTTTATTCTAGCTGGGCATTTTGCGTTTGGGCGCGCTGGGCAAAAAAAGCCGTTTCAGGCTGCCTGAAAAAGGGGGCATTTGTGATAAAATCCGCCCCCAATTTCATTCTTTTCACACTTTTCGGCGAACAATCATGCAACAAGACAAAATCCTGATTCTGGACTTCGGCTCGCAAGTTACCCAACTCATTGCCCGCCGCGTCCGCGAAGCCCACGTTTACTGCGAATTGCACCCCTACGATATGCCTTTAAGCGAAATTAAGGCATTCAATCCAAAAGGGATTATTCTTTCAGGCAGCCCGCAATCGGTTTACGATGACGCAAATTACCATGCCGATATTGGCTTGTTTGACTTGGGCGTGCCTGTGTTGGGGATTTGTTATGGTATGCAATTTATGGCGCACCATTTGGGCGGCGAAGTGGCGGCAGGCAACCAGCGCGAATTTGGTTACGCCCAAGTGCAAACCATTGATTCAAAATTAACCAAAAACATTTTTGATGAACAAGCCAACACTTTGGACGTGTGGATGAGCCATGGCGATAAAGTCGTGAAGCTGCCTGAAAACTTCCAAATCATCGGCAAAACCGATTCTTGCCCCATTGCGATGATGGCAAACGAAGCCAAACAATTTTACGGCATTCAATTCCACCCCGAAGTTACCCACACCAAGCAGGGTAAAGCCTTGATTAACCGATTTGTTTTGGAAATTTGTGGCGCAAACCCAAGCTGGACGATGCCCAATTACATAGACGAAGCCGTTGCCAAAATCCGCGCCCAAGTCGGTTCGGACGAAGTGATTTTGGGCTTGTCGGGCGGTGTGGATTCCAGCGTAGCGGCAGCCTTGATTCATCGCGCGATTGGCGACCAGCTCACTTGCGTATTCGTAGACCACGGATTATTAAGGTTAAATGAAGCGGAAAACGTGATGACCATGTTCGCCAAAAACTTGGGCGTGAAAGTGATTCATGTGGACGCAAGCGAACA is a genomic window containing:
- the accB gene encoding acetyl-CoA carboxylase biotin carboxyl carrier protein, coding for MDLRKLKKLIDLVEESGIAEIEVTEGEEKVRITRSVAAPAVQTVYAPAPVQTAAPAPQAAAPVQAAAAPAAPAARDLSSAQKSPMVGTFYRAPSPTAAAFVEVGQTVKEGQTLCIIEAMKLMNEIEAEKSGVIKEILVENGTPVEFGEPLFIIE
- the guaA gene encoding glutamine-hydrolyzing GMP synthase, giving the protein MQQDKILILDFGSQVTQLIARRVREAHVYCELHPYDMPLSEIKAFNPKGIILSGSPQSVYDDANYHADIGLFDLGVPVLGICYGMQFMAHHLGGEVAAGNQREFGYAQVQTIDSKLTKNIFDEQANTLDVWMSHGDKVVKLPENFQIIGKTDSCPIAMMANEAKQFYGIQFHPEVTHTKQGKALINRFVLEICGANPSWTMPNYIDEAVAKIRAQVGSDEVILGLSGGVDSSVAAALIHRAIGDQLTCVFVDHGLLRLNEAENVMTMFAKNLGVKVIHVDASEQFMSKLAGVTDPERKRKIIGAEFIEVFDAEEKKLTNAKWLAQGTIYPDVIESAGAKNSKAHAIKSHHNVGGLPENMKLQLLEPLRDLFKDEVRELGVALGLPREMVYRHPFPGPGLGVRILGEVKREYADLLRRADDIFIQELRNTFNEKGESWYDLTSQAFAVFLPVKSVGVMGDGRTYDYVVALRAVVTSDFMTAHWAELPYSLLGKVSNRIINEIKGINRVVYDVSGKPPATIEWE
- the accC gene encoding acetyl-CoA carboxylase biotin carboxylase subunit; its protein translation is MLKKVLIANRGEIALRVLRACREMGIATVAVHSEADRDSLHVKLADESVCIGPAPSPQSYLHIPSIIAAAEVTGADGIHPGYGFLAENANFAEQVENSGFIFIGPKADTIRLMGDKVSAKHAMIAAGVPCVPGSDGALPDNPDEILKIADKVGFPVIIKASGGGGGRGMRVVEKKEDLLKSVEMTKAEAQAAFGNPMVYMERFLQKPRHIEIQVLADEHGNAIYLGERDCSMQRRHQKIIEEAPAPFITPEEREKIGTACTEACKRIGYRGAGTFEFLYEDGEFFFIEMNTRVQVEHPVTELITGVDIVQEQLRVAAGLPLQYTQDDIVLEGHAFECRINAEDPYNFIPSPGTIESCHLPGGLGVRVDSHIYQGYKIPPNYDSLIGKICVHGKTRRQAIAKMLVAMNELAITGIKTNAPLHRDLFCDKGFVEGGVSIHYLEHWLAERKEKLAK